A genome region from Cucumis sativus cultivar 9930 chromosome 4, Cucumber_9930_V3, whole genome shotgun sequence includes the following:
- the LOC101216863 gene encoding transcription factor-like protein DPB isoform X1, giving the protein MGTRTQQPSREDDDDDLPSGPGATTISGQSVSMSGSVGSPSSRSEQTMATPASDNTFLRLNNLDIHGDEAGSQGPTANVKKKRGQRAVGGDKSGRGLRQFSMKVCEKVESKGRTTYNEVADELVAEFADPGNSVASPDQQQQYDEKNIRRRVYDALNVLMAMDIISKDKKEIQWKGLPRTSVNDIEELKAERLGLRNRIEKKAAYLQELEEQYVGLQNLIQRNEQLFNSENAPSGGVSLPFILVQTRPHATVEIEISEDMQLVHFDFNSTPFELHDDNYVLKAMKFCNRPQCDNTAQNFTPDGGEGSSMSGMYQPPHIPIPSLSNTPVRTPTSPPLPGIIKARVKHEH; this is encoded by the exons ATGGGTACAAGAACACAGCAACCATCCCGGGAAGACGACGATGACGACCTCCCAAGTGGCCCTGGTGCCACCACGATTTCGGGTCAGTCTGTTTCAATGAGTGGCAGTGTGGGTTCTCCTTCGAGTCGCAGCGAGCAAACCATGGCCACGCCTGCCAGCGACAACACTTTTCTTCGATTGAACAACCTCGACATCCATGGCGACGAGGCGGGGTCGCAAGGACCCACTgc TAATGTGAAGAAAAAGAGGGGTCAGCGTGCTGTTGGAGGGGACAAGAGTGGAAGGGGGCTTCGCCAATTCAGCATGAAAG TTTGCGAGAAAGTGGAGAGTAAGGGAAGAACGACATATAACGAG GTTGCAGATGAACTTGTCGCAGAGTTTGCTGATCCTGGCAACAGTGTTGCATCGCCAGATCAG CAGCAACAGTATGACGAAAAAAATATCAGGCGGAGGGTATATGATGCCCTGAATGTCCTCATGGCAATGGATATTATATCAAAGGATAAGAAGGAGATACAATGGAAGGGTCTGCCACGTACCAGCGTGAATGATATTGAAGAACTAAAG GCGGAGCGTCTTGGACTTAGAAATAGGATTGAAAAGAAAGCAGCATACTTGCAAGAGTTGGAGGAACAG TATGTAGGTCTTCAGAACCTAATACAGCGAAATGAACAGTTATTCAATTCGGAGAATGCCCCCAGTGGTGGCGTGTCTTTGCCTTTCATCCTGGTGCAG aCGAGGCCTCATGCCACTGTTGAGATAGAAATTTCAGAAGATATGCAGTTGGTCCATTTTGACTTCAACAG TACTCCTTTTGAGCTCCATGATGACAATTATGTTCTGAAGGCAATGAAATTTTGCAACAGACCTCAATGCGATAATACAGCACAAAATTTTACTCCTGATGGTGGGGAGGGTTCTAGCATGTCGGGCATGTATCAACCACCCCATATCCCTATTCCTTCATTGTCTAACACGCCGGTTAGAACACCAACCTCACCACCACTTCCTGGAATCATAAAAGCTCGCGTCAAACACGAACATTAA
- the LOC101216863 gene encoding transcription factor-like protein DPB isoform X2 has translation MGTRTQQPSREDDDDDLPSGPGATTISGQSVSMSGSVGSPSSRSEQTMATPASDNTFLRLNNLDIHGDEAGSQGPTANVKKKRGQRAVGGDKSGRGLRQFSMKVCEKVESKGRTTYNEVADELVAEFADPGNSVASPDQQQYDEKNIRRRVYDALNVLMAMDIISKDKKEIQWKGLPRTSVNDIEELKAERLGLRNRIEKKAAYLQELEEQYVGLQNLIQRNEQLFNSENAPSGGVSLPFILVQTRPHATVEIEISEDMQLVHFDFNSTPFELHDDNYVLKAMKFCNRPQCDNTAQNFTPDGGEGSSMSGMYQPPHIPIPSLSNTPVRTPTSPPLPGIIKARVKHEH, from the exons ATGGGTACAAGAACACAGCAACCATCCCGGGAAGACGACGATGACGACCTCCCAAGTGGCCCTGGTGCCACCACGATTTCGGGTCAGTCTGTTTCAATGAGTGGCAGTGTGGGTTCTCCTTCGAGTCGCAGCGAGCAAACCATGGCCACGCCTGCCAGCGACAACACTTTTCTTCGATTGAACAACCTCGACATCCATGGCGACGAGGCGGGGTCGCAAGGACCCACTgc TAATGTGAAGAAAAAGAGGGGTCAGCGTGCTGTTGGAGGGGACAAGAGTGGAAGGGGGCTTCGCCAATTCAGCATGAAAG TTTGCGAGAAAGTGGAGAGTAAGGGAAGAACGACATATAACGAG GTTGCAGATGAACTTGTCGCAGAGTTTGCTGATCCTGGCAACAGTGTTGCATCGCCAGATCAG CAACAGTATGACGAAAAAAATATCAGGCGGAGGGTATATGATGCCCTGAATGTCCTCATGGCAATGGATATTATATCAAAGGATAAGAAGGAGATACAATGGAAGGGTCTGCCACGTACCAGCGTGAATGATATTGAAGAACTAAAG GCGGAGCGTCTTGGACTTAGAAATAGGATTGAAAAGAAAGCAGCATACTTGCAAGAGTTGGAGGAACAG TATGTAGGTCTTCAGAACCTAATACAGCGAAATGAACAGTTATTCAATTCGGAGAATGCCCCCAGTGGTGGCGTGTCTTTGCCTTTCATCCTGGTGCAG aCGAGGCCTCATGCCACTGTTGAGATAGAAATTTCAGAAGATATGCAGTTGGTCCATTTTGACTTCAACAG TACTCCTTTTGAGCTCCATGATGACAATTATGTTCTGAAGGCAATGAAATTTTGCAACAGACCTCAATGCGATAATACAGCACAAAATTTTACTCCTGATGGTGGGGAGGGTTCTAGCATGTCGGGCATGTATCAACCACCCCATATCCCTATTCCTTCATTGTCTAACACGCCGGTTAGAACACCAACCTCACCACCACTTCCTGGAATCATAAAAGCTCGCGTCAAACACGAACATTAA